CCATTCATTAATAATGATGATATTGTATTTGTTGGACACTCCGGTCCTGAGAAGAGAAATAAATTACTCGGAGAAGCCTACGCCCTGCTTCATCCGATAAATTTCGCTGAACCATTTGGATTAAGTGTTGTTGAATCAATGCTCTGCGGTACTCCGGTTGTTGCCTTTAATAAAGGCTCAATGCCTGAGTTGATAATACATGGCAAAACCGGATTTTTGGTAAACAATATTGATGAGGCGGTAGATGCTACTCAGGAGGTGTATACAATTAAGCGCAGGTATTGTCGAGAATGGGCAACTAACAAGTTTAGTCAGGAAAAAATGGTAGATGATTATATACAGGTTTATAATGGAGTATTAGGAAAGTAACAATATTGATTGTTGTCTCCTTAAACATATTTCTCATATATGCAGTGAAATTAGTATCAGTGAGTCTTCATTCATCGATGATTTAATAGTTTATTTAATAGATCATCAAGGGGAATGCTGGCAAAGGTGGAGGCATAATCTGCCATAGCATATGGAATAATCAGTTCATTGTTATGAATAATTGATCCACAGGAATAAACAACATTTGGAACATAACCCTCCCTCTCCTCCTCGTTTGGCACTAAAATGGGTTCATCTAACTTTGCTATTACATTGGTGGGATCATCCAAATCAAGAAGTATTGCCCCAAGAGAATATCTTCTCATTGCACCCACACCATGTGTAATAACCAACCATCCTCTTTCTGTTTCAATGGGGGATCCTGAATTTCCAATTTGAATAAATTCCCATGGATACATTGGATCTTGTATTTTACAGGTCTCTTCCCAAACATTGATATTATCAGAAAACATAATATAATTGCACACGCCATCTATGCGGGAGATCATCGCATATTTGCCATTAATTTTACGAGGGAAGAGCGCCATCCCCTTATTTTGAGCCTGTTCTCCATGAATAGGCGATATTTTAAAATGATAAAAATCTTTTGTTTCTAATAACCGCGGCAGAATGTTATGTCCGCTATAAGCCGTATAAGTGGCATAATAGGTAACAGTGTCATCATCATCCACAAACCTGACAAATCTGGCATCTTCAATACCATGACTTTCGGTATATGATATCGGGAATATCACTCTCTCAGAAATTGCGGTATCAAGTGAAAAGGTGATTTCATAATGAGAACTCGCTAACCATTTAATCTCTTGAATAACTTTTCTGATGCCATTATTAAATCTGGTGTCATCAATGGTATCGTCAATGACTGCTTGTAGTTCACTGTAATTAAATGTATTTTTCATTTTATCCATAACAATGCCAACAATTTCTTCATGGCCAATAATTTCTTCATGAATATTCATCTCATTAATTTTTTTTAAGAAGTCTTTTTTTTCATAGACATGACGTTTAATTATTTCCGGCACATCAACCAGCTTACCCGTTGGTTGAAACTGCAGGTTGTTGTCCTTGTCAATGATGCCGCTTCTAAACACAATGGATGAGATATGACCCTCGCCAGTGGCGCGAAAACTTACTATTACTCTTCTTTGTCCTTCCTCTAAATCACCCTGATCTGGATCTTCTACAATTGATGGATTAAAAAAAGCAGAGGATTCAATTGAATACTCCATTGTAAAGTATGATCCAATTAGTAATTGCCTTTCCTTTGGCAAGGAGTCAGGGTCAATATTCATGCTATGAAATAAATATTTTATTCTGTTGAAGTACTTTTCAAAAATGATTGTTATATTACGATGACGTTTAGAAAAATTTCTTAATACTTGGTTGAGTGTAGCTTGTACCTGTTCCTCCGTTAAATTTAATACTTTTTGAATAATTGTCTCAGACCTTTTATTCCCTGGCATAAAGAAACGCGCGATTACTCTTTTGGGATCAGGATAAAACCGATTCTCTTTTCTTATTAAGGTTATAGGCATCTGTTTGGGTATTCTCCCCGTTTACATTATAATTGATATACAACTAAGATCAATTAGGACTCACTGATGTACATATAAAATATTCTTATCCATAATTATTTTAACACGGTTTTTTATTTAAGTAAAACCAATTTTATTATCACCAAAATTAATTATTATCAGTTAAAGATATTATAATGAAAGTACTAATTGTAAAGGATTCAAAGGAGACCAATCATAAAAAAATAGATTTCATTTCTCATTATTTTTATTATCTGATGAATTCTATTATCCGCATGATTTTAAATATAAAGCTATGTCTATGCTCTCTGGATTAGGATAGGGATTTTTTTATTTTATACAAAAATTTGTATACATTCTTTCCAAAACAGCTTCCCGATTCATCAACTATGTTGATTAGCTTACTGCCAATCACAATAATATCAGCAAACTCTGCAATGGCATTAGCTGATTTAACGCTGTCTATTCCAAATCCAATTGCAATTGGGAGATCAATAATTTTTTTTGCATTGAGTATATAGTCTCTTAAATTATCATGAGGTTTCTTCCCAGCGCCTGTAATCCCAATCCTTGATGTGCAATAGACAAAACCTGTAGCGATCTCTCTTATCCTCCATAACCTCTCTTCGACTGTAGTAGGAGAAAACACCGGAACAGGGTGTAAATTATACGTATTACACATTGGATAAAAGTTGTCTTTATCCTCTTCTGGCGGGATGTCAGGAACTATCAGGCCATATAATCCGGCCCTCTTCGATCTTTTAATAAATTTTTCAACATCCGAATTAAAAACAATATTATAGTATGTCATAAAAAGAAAATCTATAGCCTCAAAGGAGCTGGTCATTTCTTGAGCAAATCTGAAACAATCTGAAACACTCATATTATTTTTCAGAGCAACCTGGTTAGCATTAAGAATAGTCCTTCCATCTGCAATAGGATCGGTGAAGGGAATCTGCAACTCTATATAGTCTACACCCGCATCTGTCATTGCAGTGATCAATTCAATGCTATCCTCCATTGTTGGATAGCCGATAACGATATGCGTCATAATCGATTTATTGTTTTTAGGAGAACTCATTGGTCATCTATCAAGGTAAATTCTGATTTATCAACCTTGGATTTTAAAAAGGATATCCATTCTTTATCCTTCAGGGCCTCCGCAATAAGGAATATGTCCTTATCACCCCTACCAGAAATATTAACAACTATCGTCTTATTCTTATCTAAATTTCCTGCTATCTCAATACCCTTTGCCAAGGCATGAGAAGATTCAAGGGCTGGTATTATCCCCTCAGATTTAATTAATAGCTTAAGGGCTTGAATTACTTTTTTATCAGTAACATATTCATACTGTACTCTTCCAACTGAGTGGAGATAGGCATGTTCAGGACCCACTCCGTGATAATCCAAGCCTGCTGCAACAGAATGAGTTGGCAGCGTCTGCCCATCACTGTTTTGCAGAAACAATGATCGAAACCCCTCCACCATGCCCTCTCTGCCCTTTGCGAATCTTGCAGCATGCTTATTGGTATTTATTCCATGACCACCCGCCTCAACACCAATCATCTTTACATTTTCATAATTCAGAAATGGATAGAATAGACCAATGGAATTGCTTCCACCCCCAACACAGGCAACAAGATAATCTGGCACTCTGCCCTCCATCTGCTTCATCTGCACCATTACCTCCCTGCCTATAACTGATTGGAAGTCTCTAACTATTACAGGGTATGGATGAGCGCTTAACACTGAACCGATAAGGAAATGCGTTGTATCCAAAGTCTCTATCCAATTTCGTATTGCTTCGTTTACAGCATCCTTGAGGGTCATATTTCCAGTTGTCACGGGTGTAACCTTTGCACCAAGCTGTTCCATCCAGAATACATTAGGCCTCTGACGGTTGATGTCGGTTTGTCCCATGAATATCTCGCATATAAATCCAAATTTAGCAGCAGCAGTTGCTGTGGCAAGTCCATGCTGTCCTGCCCCAGTCTCAGCGATAATTCTTTTCTTACCCATCCTCTTAGCAAGAATCGCCTGTCCAATTACATTATTGATTTTATGAGATCCAGTATGTCCCAATCCCTCCCGTTTCAGATAAATCTTGGCCCCCTGAATATGCCGTGTCAGATTCTCAGCAAAATATAAGGGGGTTGGTCTGCCAGAGTATACCTTTAGGGTATGTCTTAATTCTTCTTTAAAATGCCTGTCAGCTTTAGCTTCTAAATAGGCCTTTTCCAATTCATCCAAGGCAGGGATAAGCATCTCTGGGACATATCTCCCACCAAATTTTCCAAAATGTCCTCTTGTTTTAAAAGGATTAATCTGAATCTTTTTTTTCATTTATCGATTTATAATTATAAAGATTGATTCTCTCATCAACGAGCTAATCATCTGTAGTACTTTTCATATGAGTCTTTGTTATTAGGGAATGACTGTTATTAACAAGATAGACCTATTAGCTGTCAATATAAATTTTTCTTGATTATTTAGGGCATTTTATTGAAGTTAAATAACATAAAGAATAATTATAATCCACTATTTCTGGAGGGGAACAAGCAGTCGCGCTTGCCTGATCTCAGGATCAGGCGGTGAGGAAAGTCCGAACACCGCAGGGCTGGGTGCTGGATAACGTCCAGGCGTCGTGAGGCGACGGAAAGTGCAACAGAAAAAATACCGCCAGAATCAATTTCTGGTAAGGGTGAAAAGGCGAGGTAAGAGCTCACCGCGCCTGTCGCGAGACAGGCGGCAGTGTAAACCCCACCCGGTGCAAGATCAAGTAAACAACCCTTTGAGAGTTGCCCGCTCGAGGTTGTGGGTAGATCGCAAAGAGGCACATGGCAACATGTACCCAAGATAAATGGCTGCAAAAACAGAATTCGGCTTATGATCCCCTCCTAATTATATTCAAATGTATAATTTCTTTACTACCTTTATTCGCCAAATCTAAATCTTTTAGTAAGATAAATATCCAAATAGTTAATTTTTTTATATGATTACATGAACTGATCTCTAATTATTATATAATAGTTGACTTTATTATTACTTCAATTTTTATTCATTATTTCAGGAAGCAAAAAGCATTTGATCTAATGAAAGAGAGTTTCCTTAGTGATAAAAGCAGTAATTATATTGATGCTGTACATAATGCTGACAATACCTGCCTTTGCCGGACTTCTGATAAACGAGATTGCTTGTGCTACATCAGGCGATGATTGGGTTGAGATATTCCTGCATAGCGAGGATAGGGAAAAGATAGATGTATCACCTTTATATGTCACTATGTACTATGGAGATAACCAAAGACTTAGTTCAGATCCAATACATATATATAGCTATGATAGACCTGAGACACCATATGACGATAGATTTTTAGTAATCCATCTGACAGAGGCTAACAAATCAGATGAGTCAGACCTGACAGGGGATACTAATAAGAACGGATATATTGATGTCTATTGCAATAACTATTATGGCAGCCTGTGGAATAGTGATTGTGTGGTTGCAATAGATGCTGATGACGATCCGTCAAATGGGGGCATAATAGACTTTGTAGCATATTCAAATAGGGATGGAAGCATAAATGATACAATCTGGTCATATGTTCGGGATGCTCAGAATTACGGGCAGTGGTTGGAATCTGATGGCCCTGATCCGCAAGAGAGCATGATATATATTGGTTCGGGTGGTCTCTCATCCTACAGCAGCATATCAAGAAAAAATTCGATTGATAACAACTCACAGGATGATTTTGAAATCACCAAATTTCAGACTCCTGGTAGAGAGAATATCCTTTCAGGTGGTGTATTAGGCAAAGGAAGGTTATTCAGATCTCTAAAGAAGAGAATAACTATTATTCCCGGGCACCCTCTTCTTGGTGCTGGCGAGATTGGATTGTTTGTCTATGAAAGATGTAGCATTAGACTCCGAATATTTTCTTCTATAGGAATGCTTATCTATGAATCTCCGCTTTATAGGGATGTTCATCCTGGAAGACTTAACCTTAATTGGAATCTGAAGGGACAGAATAGAAGAGCATGCACAGGCCTCTATATCGGATATATAGAAGCCACAAGCAAAATGCTGAAGAAGACTGAATCAGATCGTATCTTCATTATTTTGAGTAAATACAAATGACGATGATTGCCCTTTCATTTATCTTGGCAAAAACCCTATTTCTATCATTTGAATATAAAACCCATCCATCCTCTCTCTTCCCATATAACAATGCTGTTTCGGAATCTTCTGCTTTTGGGCATCTCTCCAATCCGGCATATCTGCCCATATGGAAAGTAACTTATATAAGCGCGATATATGAAATGCCCTACTCAATGGAAGAGATGAACTCAGGGGATTTGCGGATAGGATCTGCCTTTAATAACATCGGCCTTCAGCTTGGATGGAGCAGGTTTGGAATTGAGGAATACAGAGAGGATATCCTAAATATTAACCTCGGGTATAGGGTATGCAGGTTTCTTTATTCTGGGATTGGGATGTCCTATTACAGTCTGTATATAAATACCGAGGAACTTCATTTCAGAGAGGGTCTAACCGATTTTAGGGCGTCGCTTCTCTTCCTGCCCTTTAGATGGATAAATGTAAGTTATCAACAAGAAAACATTAACTCCATATTCAATCAGGAAAGGAAAGACATTCTTTATCCTGACAAATGCTTCGGCATCTCCATTCATCCTGTCTTGGGGATTTCGTTTGCCTGGAATATAAATAAACTATATTATAATTATATTAACACCTTTACCCTGTCAACAAACCTGCTCTCCTCTCTAAGTATTAAAGCAGGATATTCCAGAGAGATGTCATCCTTTGCCGCTGCAATTGTTTTTCTATATAATCTAATAAGATTCTCATATGGGTTGAGGCATCATCCGTACCTAGGCTTAACCCATTCAGTGGGAATCACACTTACGAGCCACAATCTGCCCTTTAATCAGGTTAATTACAATAAAAGGATATACCGACGTAGTATACCCAAAACCATTAAGAGGGTTAATGTAAACAACTGCACTATTGATGAATTAAGGGATATACCCTTGCTCACCAAAGAGATTGCTGAGAGAATCATTAAATACAGAAATATCATTGGTCCGGTCACCCGAAAGGCGCTTTTCCAGATTGGATTGACTGCAGGTGAGGTTGATAAACTCGATAGATATATATGTGGACTTGCCAAAAAGTCAGAGAGAAAGACGAATGAGGATGATAGTAAAGCCATTAAATATAAAAGGCTTCAATACAAGAAACGATCTCATCGTCCTTACAACATAGAAACTAGGAAAATGCTATTTCAAATGCTATTGGAATCCGGAATAAGCGCATCCACAGCTCTAAGGATAGCTGAACTCTCCAGAGAAAAGAGGAGAGAAGAGATTATTCTTGAGATAGAGAATATATCTGATCTTTTAATTGAGGAGAAGGATTTAATAATAGAGATATGCAACGATATCTTATATTGATATTGCCTATATTCGTTTCCCTCCTCTCTATCATCCTTAGTCCAATGGTCGTGATAAGCTCAGAGATTATAGTGAGGCCGGAATACTATATTCAAAGCGAGTATAGGAAGGATTCAATAGATTATAGCGAAATTGAAAGAACGTTTTATAGAGAGAAGTTTAAGGTTGTGTTCAGCAATGATAGCAGCCTGCGGTTTGCCTATGTCCATATAGACAAATATAATGATAATAAATATACCTACAGCCTCGCTTTAGGCGACATCTCCCCTTATGCTTCTTTTATTATCGGAAATTATTATGTCAACTTTGGATACGGACTTATGGTTGGACGAAAGAGGATATACGATCCTGACGTTTTTTCACCGAGGATGAATATTGCCTCTAGGGATGTCTTCAAGCCATGCGGAAGTGGAAATCCAATCTTTGCATTTAACGGTCTCAGCGCTTCACTGAAGGAAGAGATATCAGAAATAAAGCTGTCTTTAAATATATTCTACTCAATAAAGGAGAGGTTCATAGATGAGAATTCATATAACGTTGGCAAAACCACCGGCAGTATGGATGCAATAGATTATAAACTTACAAAGGAATATAACCATAATGAGCCAATAGATATGCATACTCATGGCGCAATGTTGTCTCTTAGCGCGATGGATCTATTCTTTTTCCAAGTCTACTATTTGTCTGCTGATCTGCAATCTGTTAGCGGTGGGGAGATTCTTTGGGATTTTGATGAAACTGGAGATCAATCCTATGGTATCTCAAGTTTGTTGGGATGCGGTTTCGTTTCAGAATATAGAGATGATTTTATTTCTATTTTCTTTGAGGGATCCGTTGCCAATAGAGAGATGAAA
This genomic window from Spirochaetota bacterium contains:
- a CDS encoding helix-hairpin-helix domain-containing protein; the encoded protein is MTMIALSFILAKTLFLSFEYKTHPSSLFPYNNAVSESSAFGHLSNPAYLPIWKVTYISAIYEMPYSMEEMNSGDLRIGSAFNNIGLQLGWSRFGIEEYREDILNINLGYRVCRFLYSGIGMSYYSLYINTEELHFREGLTDFRASLLFLPFRWINVSYQQENINSIFNQERKDILYPDKCFGISIHPVLGISFAWNINKLYYNYINTFTLSTNLLSSLSIKAGYSREMSSFAAAIVFLYNLIRFSYGLRHHPYLGLTHSVGITLTSHNLPFNQVNYNKRIYRRSIPKTIKRVNVNNCTIDELRDIPLLTKEIAERIIKYRNIIGPVTRKALFQIGLTAGEVDKLDRYICGLAKKSERKTNEDDSKAIKYKRLQYKKRSHRPYNIETRKMLFQMLLESGISASTALRIAELSREKRREEIILEIENISDLLIEEKDLIIEICNDILY
- a CDS encoding glycoside hydrolase family 130 protein, with amino-acid sequence MPITLIRKENRFYPDPKRVIARFFMPGNKRSETIIQKVLNLTEEQVQATLNQVLRNFSKRHRNITIIFEKYFNRIKYLFHSMNIDPDSLPKERQLLIGSYFTMEYSIESSAFFNPSIVEDPDQGDLEEGQRRVIVSFRATGEGHISSIVFRSGIIDKDNNLQFQPTGKLVDVPEIIKRHVYEKKDFLKKINEMNIHEEIIGHEEIVGIVMDKMKNTFNYSELQAVIDDTIDDTRFNNGIRKVIQEIKWLASSHYEITFSLDTAISERVIFPISYTESHGIEDARFVRFVDDDDTVTYYATYTAYSGHNILPRLLETKDFYHFKISPIHGEQAQNKGMALFPRKINGKYAMISRIDGVCNYIMFSDNINVWEETCKIQDPMYPWEFIQIGNSGSPIETERGWLVITHGVGAMRRYSLGAILLDLDDPTNVIAKLDEPILVPNEEEREGYVPNVVYSCGSIIHNNELIIPYAMADYASTFASIPLDDLLNKLLNHR
- the trpA gene encoding tryptophan synthase subunit alpha — encoded protein: MSSPKNNKSIMTHIVIGYPTMEDSIELITAMTDAGVDYIELQIPFTDPIADGRTILNANQVALKNNMSVSDCFRFAQEMTSSFEAIDFLFMTYYNIVFNSDVEKFIKRSKRAGLYGLIVPDIPPEEDKDNFYPMCNTYNLHPVPVFSPTTVEERLWRIREIATGFVYCTSRIGITGAGKKPHDNLRDYILNAKKIIDLPIAIGFGIDSVKSANAIAEFADIIVIGSKLINIVDESGSCFGKNVYKFLYKIKKSLS
- the trpB gene encoding tryptophan synthase subunit beta, whose amino-acid sequence is MKKKIQINPFKTRGHFGKFGGRYVPEMLIPALDELEKAYLEAKADRHFKEELRHTLKVYSGRPTPLYFAENLTRHIQGAKIYLKREGLGHTGSHKINNVIGQAILAKRMGKKRIIAETGAGQHGLATATAAAKFGFICEIFMGQTDINRQRPNVFWMEQLGAKVTPVTTGNMTLKDAVNEAIRNWIETLDTTHFLIGSVLSAHPYPVIVRDFQSVIGREVMVQMKQMEGRVPDYLVACVGGGSNSIGLFYPFLNYENVKMIGVEAGGHGINTNKHAARFAKGREGMVEGFRSLFLQNSDGQTLPTHSVAAGLDYHGVGPEHAYLHSVGRVQYEYVTDKKVIQALKLLIKSEGIIPALESSHALAKGIEIAGNLDKNKTIVVNISGRGDKDIFLIAEALKDKEWISFLKSKVDKSEFTLIDDQ